The following are encoded in a window of Jeotgalibacillus aurantiacus genomic DNA:
- a CDS encoding aminotransferase-like domain-containing protein yields the protein MLKYEIIYHDLLQLIQSGQMPSGSKVPSIRSLKQQYACSTSTVQTALFKLEEQHLIYAVPKSGFYVVDHEMLPKPADQTIIDFATASPTWHHFPYRDFQHCMNKAIDMYQEDLFHYGTSHGLPSLLKEAQKLLESYQVFTGTNQIFVTSGVQRALSILSVMPFPNGRTRILVEQPGYHLYLGYLEAHAIPVAGIQRTAEGIDLNILEHMFQQGDIKFFYCMPRFHNPLGTSLSKKQKTAILKLAHQYDVYIVEDDYIADFEESTKNDPLYAMDIHDRVIYLKSFSKIMFPGLRIGLTVLPDNMIAPFQRFKRISDIDSSMISQGALELYIKSGMFLRYRDQVKQAYIQRALELQKALQKHLPDYQTPTVMAMHTHLTLPKHVNLPSVIRSLAEKNVLLEMMDEHYLDGFYQDKLLKINVSKVEKNQINEGIEKIADELNSGRHHFV from the coding sequence ATGCTGAAATATGAGATCATTTATCACGACCTTCTGCAATTGATCCAGTCAGGCCAGATGCCATCAGGATCGAAGGTGCCCTCTATCCGCTCACTTAAGCAGCAATATGCCTGTAGCACTAGTACGGTTCAGACAGCTTTGTTCAAGCTTGAAGAGCAGCATTTGATCTATGCCGTTCCAAAAAGCGGTTTTTATGTAGTCGATCACGAAATGCTGCCAAAGCCTGCGGATCAGACCATCATTGATTTTGCGACAGCCTCTCCAACGTGGCATCATTTTCCTTACAGAGATTTTCAGCACTGTATGAATAAAGCCATCGACATGTATCAGGAGGATTTGTTTCATTACGGCACCTCACACGGACTTCCATCATTGTTAAAGGAAGCGCAAAAGCTGCTGGAATCGTATCAGGTTTTTACCGGAACGAATCAGATCTTTGTCACATCCGGCGTTCAGCGTGCATTGTCTATATTGAGCGTGATGCCATTTCCTAATGGCCGTACACGCATCCTTGTGGAACAGCCGGGATATCATTTATACCTTGGCTATCTTGAGGCACATGCCATTCCGGTAGCGGGTATACAACGGACTGCAGAGGGGATTGATCTGAACATACTGGAGCACATGTTTCAGCAGGGTGATATCAAGTTTTTCTACTGCATGCCACGGTTTCATAACCCGCTCGGCACCTCTTTATCAAAAAAGCAAAAGACCGCCATTTTAAAACTTGCCCATCAATATGATGTATATATTGTAGAGGACGATTATATTGCTGACTTTGAAGAGAGTACAAAAAACGACCCCCTTTATGCCATGGATATACATGATCGCGTGATTTATTTGAAGAGTTTTTCTAAAATTATGTTTCCCGGTCTGCGAATCGGGCTGACTGTGTTACCAGACAACATGATCGCACCTTTTCAACGTTTTAAGCGAATCAGTGATATCGACAGCTCTATGATTTCGCAGGGAGCGCTTGAGCTTTATATTAAAAGTGGTATGTTTTTGCGATACAGAGATCAGGTGAAACAAGCTTATATTCAACGGGCACTGGAGCTTCAAAAAGCGCTTCAAAAGCACCTGCCTGACTATCAGACCCCAACAGTAATGGCCATGCATACTCACCTGACGCTGCCGAAACACGTTAACCTTCCTTCCGTGATTCGGTCCCTCGCAGAGAAGAATGTTCTGCTTGAAATGATGGATGAACATTATTTAGACGGCTTTTATCAGGATAAGCTGCTGAAGATTAACGTTTCAAAGGTGGAGAAAAACCAAATTAACGAAGGTATTGAGAAAATAGCAGACGAACTGAATTCAGGAAGACACCATTTTGTATGA
- a CDS encoding methyl-accepting chemotaxis protein, whose amino-acid sequence MKTLSITEVNIRKLEAFLQVIPTIHAMLPDIGIGLVNTKEWLAYFPGRKINIGAQPGRPIDPNEPLAECIRFKKEIRQEVPEEFFGISFTGLAMPILDGNEIIGALAIQIQEQNEKALQAISDQIFKSINDANERITSIHSGSEGLAQYSRQLLEQSNEAADAMKNTDEVIGFIKKIASQTNILGLNASIEAARAGEHGRGFNIVAQEIRKLSNDTLESTDKINDMLKKMQSSITDIQSMVENVVEVGRKQALSTEEVSSFIDEIEEMSVKLKQYAAKL is encoded by the coding sequence ATGAAAACGCTATCAATAACTGAAGTAAATATACGTAAACTTGAAGCCTTTTTGCAGGTAATTCCGACGATTCACGCCATGCTGCCGGATATTGGGATTGGGCTCGTGAATACGAAGGAATGGCTCGCCTACTTTCCGGGCAGAAAAATAAATATTGGGGCGCAGCCTGGCCGACCGATTGATCCGAATGAACCGCTGGCAGAATGTATCCGTTTTAAAAAGGAGATTAGACAGGAGGTGCCGGAGGAATTTTTCGGTATTTCATTTACAGGCCTCGCGATGCCAATCCTGGATGGGAACGAAATCATCGGGGCATTAGCCATCCAGATTCAGGAGCAGAATGAAAAAGCGCTTCAGGCCATTTCCGATCAGATTTTTAAATCCATTAATGATGCAAATGAGCGGATTACTTCCATTCACAGTGGTTCTGAAGGGCTTGCCCAATATAGCCGACAGCTGCTTGAGCAGTCCAATGAAGCGGCAGATGCGATGAAAAATACGGATGAAGTCATTGGTTTCATTAAAAAGATCGCAAGCCAGACGAACATCCTTGGTTTGAATGCTTCAATTGAGGCAGCCAGAGCCGGTGAGCATGGAAGAGGCTTCAACATTGTGGCGCAGGAGATCCGCAAGCTGTCGAATGACACCTTGGAGTCGACTGATAAAATCAATGATATGCTGAAAAAAATGCAGTCCTCCATCACAGACATTCAGTCAATGGTCGAAAATGTCGTAGAAGTTGGCCGCAAGCAGGCACTTTCCACAGAAGAAGTGTCCTCTTTTATTGATGAAATTGAAGAGATGAGTGTGAAGCTGAAGCAATATGCTGCGAAGCTGTAA
- a CDS encoding STAS domain-containing protein: protein MQPFSLNPSTHSFKSVDEVADTILQMMSMFVNVNTLFIARNDRHTNEITHVLNKNQPLVVKGDTLPFEETLCKVSVDHGNEPLYINDLNDNNLTNELNVTRDLGGGSFIGIPIYYASGKNYGTICGLDTSNVEVTKEHLALFQTMASMLSFVISLDYANSQIQSLSVPFVPIAEGVAILPIIGIITEDRVNQINEAALIKSQELSLDYLIIDLSGVVEIDDFVSASLLKIATLLKMVGVVPVMTGMRPELALQAIQSGIHLKDVLIEANLQRALHQIGFSLKKHD from the coding sequence ATGCAACCATTTTCTCTGAATCCCTCCACCCATTCCTTCAAGTCTGTTGATGAAGTAGCCGATACAATTCTCCAGATGATGAGTATGTTCGTGAATGTCAATACCTTGTTTATTGCAAGGAATGACCGCCATACGAATGAAATTACCCACGTTTTGAACAAAAATCAGCCGCTGGTTGTAAAAGGGGATACTTTACCCTTTGAAGAGACGCTATGCAAGGTGAGTGTTGATCACGGTAATGAGCCGCTTTACATAAATGATTTGAATGATAACAATTTGACAAATGAGCTGAATGTGACCCGCGATCTTGGCGGAGGCAGCTTCATCGGAATTCCCATTTATTATGCCAGCGGGAAAAATTACGGAACCATTTGCGGGCTTGATACGTCCAACGTGGAAGTAACAAAGGAACATTTGGCACTTTTTCAGACGATGGCTTCCATGCTCTCCTTTGTGATCAGTCTCGATTACGCTAACAGTCAGATTCAGAGTTTATCCGTTCCTTTTGTTCCGATTGCAGAAGGAGTGGCGATTTTGCCGATTATCGGGATTATCACAGAGGATCGTGTTAATCAGATCAACGAAGCTGCCCTGATTAAAAGTCAGGAATTATCGCTGGATTATCTCATTATTGACCTTTCGGGTGTTGTTGAGATTGATGATTTTGTCAGCGCCTCTCTTTTGAAGATCGCGACGCTGTTAAAAATGGTCGGCGTTGTGCCAGTTATGACGGGCATGCGGCCAGAGCTTGCGTTACAGGCGATCCAGTCGGGCATTCATCTGAAAGATGTACTGATTGAAGCGAATCTTCAGCGGGCGTTGCATCAAATTGGTTTTTCATTAAAGAAACATGATTAG
- a CDS encoding N-acyl homoserine lactonase family protein gives MLVYQNEMSGLRVHAFSTGHVKVKKAHRQWRGPTAFRLPALMASVSWTEWLPIWCWLVELPDMKFMVDTGETHRVKEPDWFKGDSGNEWMLKRILRFDIEEKHTLEAQLRKSGIDPESIDFTILTHAHTDHTGGLSAVAGKPVIMSRTEYDHAMRAPRGAVPHQWPKNMQVKPTDLPHSDSLFKDADHSLHPNVSIVATPGHTAGHQSVIVRDNGLSLFFAGDVTFNQEQLLHYHLPGITENSELAVETIAAIRSYSLYHPTIYMPSHDPESVTRLMEQAVVERKKIG, from the coding sequence GTGCTGGTTTATCAGAATGAGATGTCTGGTTTGCGGGTTCATGCTTTTTCGACGGGTCATGTGAAGGTGAAGAAGGCGCATCGTCAGTGGAGGGGACCGACTGCGTTCAGGCTTCCGGCTTTGATGGCGTCTGTGTCGTGGACGGAGTGGCTGCCGATCTGGTGCTGGCTGGTGGAGCTGCCTGATATGAAATTTATGGTGGATACCGGCGAAACGCATCGGGTGAAAGAGCCTGACTGGTTTAAAGGAGATTCGGGGAATGAATGGATGCTGAAGCGGATTCTGCGTTTTGATATTGAAGAGAAGCACACGCTTGAAGCACAGCTGAGAAAAAGTGGGATTGATCCTGAATCGATTGATTTTACGATTTTGACGCATGCCCATACGGATCATACGGGCGGCTTGTCAGCAGTGGCTGGAAAGCCGGTGATCATGTCCCGGACAGAATATGACCATGCAATGAGAGCCCCGCGTGGCGCAGTTCCTCATCAATGGCCGAAAAATATGCAAGTAAAGCCGACTGATCTGCCGCATTCTGACTCTCTGTTTAAGGATGCGGACCACTCATTGCATCCAAATGTTTCGATCGTAGCAACGCCGGGTCATACCGCCGGGCATCAGTCAGTTATTGTGCGGGATAATGGGTTATCACTGTTTTTTGCCGGTGATGTGACCTTTAATCAGGAGCAACTGCTGCATTATCATTTGCCGGGCATTACAGAAAATTCAGAGCTTGCAGTAGAAACGATCGCTGCGATTCGCTCTTATTCTCTTTATCATCCAACTATTTATATGCCGTCTCATGATCCGGAGTCCGTGACCAGGCTGATGGAGCAGGCAGTCGTGGAGCGGAAGAAGATCGGTTAA
- a CDS encoding (deoxy)nucleoside triphosphate pyrophosphohydrolase has product MKKKVKVVAAVIENQQNEILCALRSEDMSIPNKWEFPGGKVEEGENLQEALVREIKEELNCDIKAHEVIHENVHEYETFVIQLIAIRAELIKGEPVATEHAKLIWMHRNYLDSLIWAPADIPAVSMLTLQSHV; this is encoded by the coding sequence ATGAAAAAGAAAGTCAAAGTTGTTGCTGCAGTCATTGAAAATCAACAAAATGAAATTTTATGTGCGCTGCGATCTGAAGACATGTCTATCCCCAACAAATGGGAGTTCCCTGGAGGTAAAGTTGAGGAAGGTGAAAACCTTCAGGAGGCACTGGTGCGGGAAATTAAAGAGGAACTTAATTGTGATATCAAGGCTCATGAAGTGATTCATGAAAACGTTCATGAGTATGAAACTTTTGTTATCCAATTAATCGCAATTCGTGCAGAGCTTATAAAAGGAGAACCAGTAGCAACTGAGCATGCCAAGCTAATATGGATGCATCGCAATTATTTGGATTCTCTAATTTGGGCTCCTGCGGATATTCCTGCCGTCTCTATGTTGACCTTACAATCTCACGTATAA
- a CDS encoding DUF3427 domain-containing protein — MESFAQQLRSSLEKGFFNKSHTQSSRFKPELLVNQSNKRQDVLTSLTDELKKCQHFLFSVAFITEGGLATLKSHLYDLKEKGIQGKILTSTYLYFNKPKVFKELLKLENVEVRISDIRGFHSKGYIFQHDEYYSLIVGSSNITDKALKENYEWNVKLTSHENGDIVHHFRSQFEGMWEQSTGLSLEWILRYEEDWLKTLPEKIAEMPERYSVNRVKDALEIEPNVMQQAALQGIENVRLQGEKRALVVSATGTGKTYLSAFDVRRFRPKKMLFLVHREQILQKAKSDFQRVLGGSEDDFGLLTGSIKSADAKYLFATIQTMSKLETINQFQRDEFDYILIDESHRAGAETYQRIIDYFDPAFLMGMTATPERSDGYDLFKLFNYNLAYEIRLQEALEEEMLCPFHYFGVTDLEVNGEKKDTFEFQKLVSEERINRIIDKINYYGYSGDSVRGLMFCSSKKEAHTLSKELNVRGFRTCALTGDDPQEIRNLEVSRLENGELDYLLTVDIFNEGIDIPSVNQVVMLRQTESSIIFIQQLGRGLRKHESKDFVTVIDFIGNYRNNYLIPVALSGDRSQNKDSIRRKVIDQSYIKGVSTINFEAIAKERIYASIQHASLTHLSVLRDAYRELKNKIGRVPMLSDFYSHRSIDPIVIAGKKENYHIFLQAVNEEVVDLEEEHLQVLTMLTQEILSGKRIHEALLLKELISTGTILKSAYINKLKNDGARYDMDTLLSVEKVMTLTFFKSADRKKYGSNALIAVAGDLYSLSSNIIGLLKEPWFLTLVEDVLNTALLRGERYKQSQKLTRLEKYSRKDACWLLNWDKDEQSTIYGYKTKHGSCPIFVTYHKEDDIEASVNYGESFINPEVFHWYTRSRRKKTSKEVIEIVEAEERNIDLHLFVKKDNDEGSDFYYLGEVIPDKNSVEETTMLNDKGENLPVVTMNLMLQESLDQQIYDYLHEQT, encoded by the coding sequence GTGGAAAGTTTTGCTCAGCAACTTAGAAGCTCTCTTGAAAAAGGGTTTTTTAATAAGTCGCATACACAGTCAAGTCGTTTTAAGCCGGAGTTACTGGTTAACCAGTCGAATAAACGTCAGGATGTATTAACCTCTTTGACAGATGAATTGAAAAAGTGTCAGCACTTTTTATTTTCTGTGGCTTTCATTACAGAGGGAGGTCTTGCCACACTAAAGTCTCACTTGTATGACTTGAAGGAAAAAGGAATTCAAGGGAAAATCTTAACTTCTACATACCTTTATTTTAACAAGCCTAAAGTATTCAAAGAGTTACTGAAGCTTGAAAATGTAGAGGTGAGAATTTCGGATATTAGAGGTTTTCATTCTAAGGGATACATCTTTCAGCACGATGAGTATTACTCATTAATTGTTGGAAGCTCAAACATAACTGATAAAGCGCTAAAGGAGAATTACGAATGGAATGTTAAGTTAACATCTCACGAAAATGGAGATATTGTTCATCACTTTCGTTCGCAGTTTGAGGGAATGTGGGAACAAAGCACGGGTCTCTCACTTGAATGGATTCTTAGATACGAAGAAGATTGGCTGAAAACACTTCCTGAAAAAATAGCTGAAATGCCAGAGCGTTATTCCGTCAATAGAGTCAAAGATGCTTTAGAAATTGAACCAAACGTTATGCAACAAGCAGCTCTTCAAGGTATTGAAAATGTACGCTTACAAGGTGAGAAACGTGCATTAGTTGTTTCGGCGACAGGGACAGGGAAAACCTATCTTTCTGCTTTTGATGTAAGACGGTTCAGACCTAAAAAAATGCTCTTTTTAGTGCATAGGGAACAAATCCTCCAAAAAGCTAAATCTGACTTCCAGCGCGTTCTTGGTGGAAGTGAAGACGACTTTGGATTATTAACTGGTTCAATAAAGTCTGCGGATGCGAAATACTTATTTGCTACGATTCAAACAATGTCTAAACTTGAGACAATTAATCAGTTTCAAAGAGACGAGTTTGATTACATCCTTATTGATGAAAGTCATCGTGCGGGAGCCGAGACGTATCAGCGCATCATTGATTACTTTGATCCGGCTTTCCTGATGGGCATGACCGCCACGCCTGAGCGTTCTGATGGTTATGATTTATTTAAGCTATTCAACTATAATCTTGCCTATGAAATCCGGTTACAAGAAGCTTTGGAAGAGGAGATGCTTTGTCCTTTTCATTATTTTGGTGTAACAGACCTGGAAGTTAACGGCGAGAAAAAAGATACTTTTGAGTTCCAGAAGCTTGTGTCTGAAGAGCGAATTAACAGAATCATAGATAAGATCAACTATTACGGATACTCGGGTGACTCCGTACGTGGACTGATGTTTTGTAGCTCCAAAAAGGAAGCACATACATTATCAAAAGAGCTTAATGTAAGAGGGTTTCGCACGTGCGCCCTGACCGGCGATGATCCTCAGGAAATACGAAATCTTGAAGTAAGCCGTCTCGAAAACGGTGAGCTCGACTATCTTTTAACAGTAGACATATTCAACGAAGGTATTGATATACCAAGCGTCAATCAAGTCGTGATGCTTCGTCAGACAGAGTCCAGCATTATCTTTATCCAGCAGCTCGGCCGTGGTTTGAGAAAACATGAATCAAAAGACTTTGTCACTGTCATTGATTTCATCGGAAACTATCGAAATAATTATCTCATTCCGGTTGCGCTATCGGGTGACCGTTCACAAAATAAAGATTCAATTCGTCGCAAAGTCATTGATCAAAGCTACATAAAAGGAGTATCTACGATCAATTTTGAAGCGATTGCGAAAGAGCGAATCTATGCTTCCATTCAACATGCCAGCCTGACCCATTTATCCGTTCTCCGAGATGCTTACCGTGAGCTGAAAAACAAAATAGGCAGGGTTCCGATGCTATCAGACTTTTACAGTCATCGTTCTATTGATCCGATTGTCATTGCTGGAAAAAAAGAGAATTATCACATCTTTTTGCAGGCAGTCAATGAAGAGGTAGTAGACTTAGAAGAAGAACACCTTCAGGTTTTGACGATGTTGACACAGGAAATATTATCTGGGAAAAGAATACATGAAGCTTTACTCTTAAAGGAATTAATAAGCACCGGAACAATATTAAAGTCAGCATACATAAATAAACTGAAAAATGATGGTGCGCGTTACGACATGGACACCCTATTGTCTGTTGAAAAGGTTATGACACTAACGTTTTTTAAATCAGCAGATCGTAAAAAATATGGTAGTAATGCTCTGATCGCAGTTGCAGGAGATTTGTATAGTCTTTCTAGTAATATAATCGGTCTATTAAAAGAGCCCTGGTTCTTAACACTAGTCGAAGATGTATTAAATACCGCTCTACTTAGAGGTGAACGTTACAAACAGAGCCAAAAGCTGACGCGACTCGAGAAATATTCTCGAAAAGATGCGTGTTGGTTATTGAACTGGGATAAAGATGAGCAATCAACAATTTACGGCTATAAAACAAAACATGGTTCTTGCCCAATCTTCGTGACTTATCATAAGGAAGATGATATTGAAGCTAGTGTCAATTATGGTGAATCATTCATTAATCCGGAAGTTTTTCATTGGTATACGAGGAGCAGAAGGAAGAAAACATCCAAAGAAGTCATTGAAATTGTTGAAGCTGAGGAACGTAACATTGATCTTCATTTATTTGTTAAAAAAGACAATGATGAAGGCAGTGATTTTTACTACCTCGGTGAAGTGATACCTGATAAAAATTCAGTAGAAGAAACTACAATGCTTAATGACAAAGGTGAGAATCTACCAGTTGTTACAATGAATTTAATGTTACAAGAAAGTCTTGACCAACAAATCTATGATTACTTACATGAGCAAACATAA
- a CDS encoding 3'-5' exonuclease, with product MAYTVPETIRSSATAGERLLFRTLKEHLPEDYIVYYEPSILNRRPDFVIVGPDLGIVVLEVKDYTKNTLFQLNQDEWTLLTSNGEQVKAKSPLLQARENMFHLVNALKKDKNLLQLEGKYASYLKFPYGCGAVFTRLTQKDFIQNDLYSIVDPLFCLTRDEMNPDDEAFSEEVFVEKILNMFTVPYRMKEPLTKEEVDAIRYHLFPEVRISAEFKQVSPYQDQVLLSLHNIKAMDLHQENLAKQIGDQNRLIRGVAGSGKTLILASRAKLLAKENPEWKILILCYNISLSRFIEQMVFQMMEPDNLFDFAEEGNHSEHRIEVRNFHAWLKHDLKCNEKELPVIVEKLKKGEAILPMYDAILIDEGQDFEPLWFELVSQLLNPDTKSLLLVEDRAQSIYKRKRSYVQDTGLDFRGRSKVLSINYRNTAQIVAFAWDFYQSQSALKNKVVAKEMDGEIIAPQSTKRKGFEPAIIKTDTFKSEANMVARQIKKLHEQKNVPYAEMLILYRVKNTYKTNYIDLLKRELDQEGIRYYWLTENSESKRNFEKEDGLVKISTIESSKGLDFQAVFIVNVDNMPFVLTDDVEREASLLYIGMTRAKEYLCLSYSGESDFTKYFDGLVEERVRLKVNELK from the coding sequence ATGGCATATACAGTTCCGGAAACGATACGGTCGAGTGCAACCGCGGGTGAAAGGTTGCTTTTCCGCACTTTAAAAGAACACCTGCCAGAAGACTATATTGTGTATTATGAGCCTTCGATTCTAAATAGAAGACCGGACTTTGTCATCGTCGGGCCTGATTTGGGGATCGTTGTTTTAGAGGTAAAGGATTATACGAAAAATACGTTATTTCAGCTCAATCAGGATGAATGGACATTGCTTACTTCTAACGGTGAGCAGGTGAAAGCGAAAAGTCCGTTACTGCAGGCGAGAGAAAATATGTTTCATTTAGTGAACGCCTTAAAAAAAGACAAAAACCTGCTTCAGCTGGAGGGGAAATACGCTTCTTACTTAAAGTTTCCTTATGGCTGTGGTGCTGTGTTTACGAGGCTGACGCAGAAGGATTTCATCCAAAACGATCTGTATTCGATTGTGGATCCGTTGTTTTGTTTAACGCGGGATGAAATGAACCCGGATGATGAGGCGTTTTCTGAGGAAGTGTTCGTTGAGAAAATTTTAAATATGTTTACCGTCCCTTACCGGATGAAAGAACCGCTGACAAAAGAAGAGGTGGATGCGATTCGCTATCACCTGTTTCCTGAGGTCCGGATCAGCGCGGAATTTAAGCAGGTATCGCCCTATCAGGATCAGGTACTGCTCTCGCTGCACAATATTAAGGCGATGGATTTGCACCAGGAAAATCTGGCGAAGCAGATTGGTGATCAGAACCGTCTGATTCGCGGTGTAGCGGGTAGCGGAAAAACATTGATCTTAGCAAGTCGTGCAAAGCTCCTGGCAAAAGAAAATCCGGAGTGGAAAATCTTGATTCTCTGTTATAACATCTCTCTTTCCCGCTTTATTGAACAGATGGTCTTCCAGATGATGGAGCCTGACAATCTGTTTGATTTTGCAGAAGAAGGGAACCACTCTGAGCATCGTATTGAGGTAAGGAATTTTCATGCGTGGTTAAAGCATGATCTTAAATGCAATGAAAAAGAGCTTCCAGTCATAGTTGAGAAGCTTAAAAAAGGTGAAGCGATTCTCCCGATGTATGATGCGATCCTTATTGATGAAGGCCAGGATTTTGAACCTTTATGGTTTGAATTGGTCAGTCAGCTGCTGAATCCTGATACAAAATCGCTGCTTCTAGTTGAAGACCGGGCTCAATCCATTTATAAACGGAAGCGCAGCTATGTGCAGGATACCGGGCTTGATTTCAGAGGGCGGTCGAAGGTGCTAAGCATCAATTACCGTAATACCGCACAGATTGTTGCTTTTGCATGGGATTTCTATCAGTCCCAATCCGCATTGAAAAACAAGGTGGTCGCAAAGGAGATGGACGGTGAGATCATCGCGCCTCAAAGCACGAAACGGAAAGGTTTTGAACCGGCTATCATTAAAACCGACACCTTCAAAAGTGAAGCCAATATGGTAGCCAGACAGATTAAAAAACTGCATGAACAGAAGAATGTGCCTTACGCTGAAATGCTGATTCTTTACCGGGTTAAAAACACATATAAAACGAACTATATCGACCTTTTAAAAAGAGAGCTTGATCAGGAAGGCATCCGCTATTACTGGCTGACAGAAAACAGTGAGTCTAAGCGTAACTTCGAAAAAGAAGATGGACTGGTAAAAATCAGTACCATTGAAAGCAGCAAGGGTCTCGATTTTCAGGCCGTATTTATTGTGAATGTGGACAATATGCCATTTGTTCTCACAGACGATGTCGAGCGGGAAGCATCACTCCTCTACATCGGCATGACCCGCGCCAAGGAATACCTTTGCCTATCCTATTCTGGAGAGTCCGATTTTACGAAGTATTTTGATGGGCTGGTGGAAGAGCGAGTGAGGTTGAAGGTTAATGAACTTAAATAA
- the guaC gene encoding GMP reductase: MDNVFDYEDIQLIPAKCVVESRSECDTSVQFGKHTFKLPVVPANMQTIIDEKIAAYLAENGYFYIMHRFEPQTRISFIKEMQSKGLIASISVGVKEEEYGFIKQLAAEQLVPDYITIDIAHGHSNAVIRMIQHIKAHLPESFVIAGNVGTPEAVRELEHAGADATKVGIGPGKVCITKIKTGFGTGGWQLAALRWCAKAASKPIIADGGIRTHGDIAKSVRFGASMVMIGSLFAGHEESPGETTLVGGKLVKEYFGSASEFQKGEKKNVEGKKMFVEHKGSLQDTLTEMEQDLQSSISYAGGNTLEAIKHVDYVVVKNSIFNGDKVY; encoded by the coding sequence ATGGATAATGTATTCGATTACGAGGATATTCAGTTAATTCCCGCAAAATGTGTCGTAGAAAGTCGATCTGAGTGTGACACATCTGTGCAGTTTGGGAAGCATACGTTTAAGCTACCGGTGGTGCCTGCTAATATGCAGACGATTATTGATGAAAAGATTGCGGCTTATCTTGCTGAGAACGGTTACTTTTACATCATGCACCGCTTTGAACCGCAGACGCGTATTTCGTTTATAAAAGAGATGCAGTCTAAAGGCTTGATTGCGTCAATCAGTGTTGGGGTGAAGGAAGAGGAATATGGCTTTATCAAGCAGCTGGCGGCAGAACAGCTTGTTCCTGATTACATTACGATTGATATTGCGCACGGTCATTCGAATGCCGTAATCCGGATGATTCAGCATATTAAGGCTCATTTACCGGAGAGCTTTGTGATCGCAGGAAATGTTGGCACACCTGAAGCGGTGCGTGAGCTTGAGCATGCTGGTGCGGATGCGACAAAGGTTGGGATTGGGCCTGGTAAGGTGTGTATCACGAAGATCAAAACCGGTTTTGGAACGGGTGGCTGGCAGCTGGCGGCACTGCGCTGGTGTGCGAAGGCGGCAAGCAAGCCAATTATCGCAGACGGCGGCATCCGTACGCACGGTGATATTGCCAAGTCTGTCCGGTTCGGGGCTTCCATGGTCATGATTGGATCCCTTTTTGCAGGACATGAGGAGTCACCTGGTGAGACGACACTGGTTGGCGGAAAGCTCGTAAAAGAATATTTTGGCTCAGCATCTGAGTTCCAAAAAGGCGAAAAGAAGAACGTTGAAGGAAAGAAAATGTTCGTCGAGCATAAAGGGTCTCTGCAGGATACACTCACTGAAATGGAGCAGGATCTGCAGTCCTCGATCTCTTATGCAGGCGGTAACACCCTTGAAGCGATCAAGCATGTGGATTATGTTGTCGTGAAGAACTCGATTTTTAACGGGGATAAAGTTTATTAA
- a CDS encoding lactoylglutathione lyase family protein: MTYPRNFSHIGLSVPDLDRAVAFYTEVLGWYTIMEPSPVYNDDTAIGQMCRDVFGNDWEQFRIAHLSTGDKIGVELFEFPQNEKPSNNFEYWKTGIFHFCVQDPDIEGLVEKIKQYGGKQRMPIREYYPDDKPYKMVYVEDPFGNIFEIYTHSYEMTYSQGAY, translated from the coding sequence ATGACGTATCCAAGAAATTTTTCTCATATTGGTCTTTCAGTGCCGGATTTAGATAGAGCAGTAGCGTTCTATACAGAGGTTTTAGGATGGTACACCATTATGGAGCCCTCTCCCGTGTATAACGATGATACGGCGATCGGGCAAATGTGCCGCGATGTATTCGGGAACGACTGGGAGCAGTTTCGTATTGCCCATCTGTCTACAGGAGATAAGATTGGAGTAGAGCTGTTTGAATTCCCTCAGAATGAAAAACCGTCCAATAACTTTGAATATTGGAAGACCGGTATTTTTCATTTTTGTGTGCAGGATCCTGACATTGAGGGGCTGGTTGAGAAGATTAAGCAATACGGAGGGAAGCAGCGTATGCCAATCCGTGAGTATTATCCAGACGATAAGCCTTATAAAATGGTGTATGTCGAGGATCCATTCGGCAATATTTTTGAAATCTATACACACAGCTATGAGATGACTTATTCTCAGGGCGCATATTAA